From Spartinivicinus ruber, the proteins below share one genomic window:
- the nusG gene encoding transcription termination/antitermination protein NusG, with the protein MAKRWYVVHAYSGYEKQVMRSIKERIELHDMQDSFGEVLVPTEEVVEIKSGQKRKSERKFFPGYVLVQMEMNDDSWHLIKDTPRVMGFIGGTADRPAPITEREAQAILKRVEDGSDKPKPKTLFEPGEVVRVIDGPFADFNGVVEEVNYEKNRLQVAVLIFGRSTPVELEFVQVEKG; encoded by the coding sequence ATGGCTAAGCGTTGGTATGTTGTGCATGCATATTCAGGATATGAAAAGCAGGTTATGCGTTCTATTAAAGAGCGTATTGAGTTGCACGACATGCAAGACTCATTTGGTGAGGTTTTAGTCCCCACTGAAGAAGTAGTAGAAATCAAAAGTGGCCAGAAGCGCAAAAGTGAGCGTAAGTTTTTTCCTGGTTATGTCTTAGTACAGATGGAAATGAACGATGACAGCTGGCACTTAATTAAAGATACCCCAAGAGTAATGGGCTTTATTGGTGGTACGGCAGATCGTCCTGCACCTATTACAGAGCGTGAAGCTCAAGCTATCTTGAAACGAGTGGAAGATGGCTCAGATAAGCCCAAACCAAAAACCTTATTTGAACCTGGTGAGGTTGTTCGGGTTATCGATGGCCCATTTGCAGATTTTAATGGTGTAGTTGAAGAAGTTAACTACGAGAAAAACAGGTTACAAGTTGCCGTATTAATATTTGGCCGTTCAACACCAGTTGAACTAGAATTTGTCCAAGTAGAAAAAGGCTAA
- the rplK gene encoding 50S ribosomal protein L11 produces MAKKVEAYIKLQVAAGQANPSPPVGPALGQHGVNIMEFCKAFNAKTQSMEQGMPIPVVITVYSDRSFTFETKTPPASVLLKKAAKLKKGSGRPNTEKVGTVTREQLEEIAKTKEPDLTAADLDAAVRTIAGSARSMGLNVEGV; encoded by the coding sequence ATGGCTAAGAAAGTAGAAGCTTATATCAAGCTGCAGGTAGCAGCTGGTCAAGCTAACCCAAGTCCACCAGTTGGTCCAGCATTGGGTCAGCATGGCGTTAATATTATGGAGTTTTGTAAAGCATTTAATGCCAAAACTCAAAGCATGGAACAGGGCATGCCAATTCCGGTTGTGATCACAGTTTATAGCGATCGCAGCTTTACCTTTGAGACTAAAACTCCACCAGCTTCTGTGTTATTGAAAAAAGCAGCTAAGTTGAAAAAAGGCAGTGGCCGCCCTAACACTGAAAAAGTGGGTACTGTGACTCGTGAGCAACTAGAAGAGATCGCTAAAACTAAAGAGCCTGACTTAACGGCAGCTGATCTTGATGCAGCGGTTAGAACAATCGCTGGTAGTGCTCGCAGCATGGGCTTAAATGTGGAGGGTGTGTAA
- the tuf gene encoding elongation factor Tu produces the protein MAKAKFERTKPHVNVGTIGHVDHGKTTLTAALTRVCAEAFGGEVKAFDQIDNAPEERERGITISTAHVEYDSPIRHYAHVDCPGHADYVKNMITGAAQMDGAILVCSAADGPMPQTREHILLSRQVGVPYIVVFLNKADMVDDEELLELVEMEVRELLSQYDFPGDDTPIITGSALMALEGKDDNGMGTSAVKKLVETLDEYIPEPERAIDQPFLMPIEDVFSISGRGTVVTGRVERGIVKVGDEIEIIGIRDTQKTTCTGVEMFRKLLDEGRAGENVGVLLRGTKRDDVERGQVLAIPGSITPHTKFESEVYVLSKDEGGRHTPFFKGYRPQFYFRTTDVTGAVELPEGVEMVMPGDNIQMKVTLIAPIAMEEGLRFAIREGGRTVGAGVVAKIIE, from the coding sequence ATGGCTAAAGCAAAATTTGAACGTACCAAGCCGCATGTTAACGTGGGTACTATCGGCCACGTTGACCACGGTAAAACAACGCTAACTGCAGCATTAACTCGTGTATGCGCAGAAGCTTTTGGTGGTGAAGTAAAAGCATTCGATCAAATCGATAATGCCCCAGAAGAACGTGAGCGTGGTATTACTATCTCAACTGCACACGTTGAGTATGACTCTCCAATTCGTCACTATGCACACGTTGATTGTCCAGGACACGCTGACTATGTGAAAAACATGATCACTGGTGCGGCTCAAATGGACGGCGCTATCCTAGTTTGTTCTGCTGCTGATGGCCCCATGCCTCAGACTCGTGAGCACATCTTATTGTCTCGTCAGGTAGGTGTACCTTACATCGTTGTTTTCTTAAACAAAGCTGACATGGTAGACGACGAAGAGCTACTAGAGTTGGTCGAAATGGAAGTACGTGAGCTGTTAAGCCAGTATGACTTCCCAGGCGACGATACTCCAATCATCACAGGTTCTGCGCTAATGGCGTTAGAAGGTAAAGATGATAATGGTATGGGTACTTCTGCGGTTAAGAAACTGGTTGAGACTTTAGACGAGTACATCCCAGAGCCAGAGCGCGCTATCGATCAGCCATTCTTAATGCCTATCGAAGACGTATTCTCTATCTCTGGCCGTGGTACAGTAGTAACTGGTCGTGTAGAGCGTGGTATTGTTAAAGTTGGTGATGAAATTGAAATCATCGGTATCCGCGACACGCAAAAAACGACCTGTACTGGTGTAGAGATGTTTCGTAAGCTGCTTGACGAAGGTCGTGCAGGTGAGAACGTAGGTGTATTGTTACGTGGTACTAAGCGTGACGACGTAGAGCGTGGTCAAGTATTGGCTATTCCTGGCTCTATCACGCCACACACTAAGTTTGAATCAGAAGTATACGTACTGAGCAAAGACGAAGGTGGACGTCACACACCTTTCTTCAAAGGCTATCGTCCTCAGTTCTACTTCCGTACGACTGACGTAACAGGTGCGGTAGAGTTACCAGAAGGTGTTGAAATGGTAATGCCTGGTGACAATATTCAAATGAAAGTGACTTTGATTGCACCAATCGCTATGGAAGAAGGCTTGCGTTTCGCTATCCGTGAAGGTGGTCGTACTGTAGGTGCTGGTGTAGTAGCAAAAATTATTGAGTAA
- the secE gene encoding preprotein translocase subunit SecE — translation MNAKIEVENQGRLDGLKWFVVFAVVATGAYGNYFYQSESLLYRVIALLIIGLVAGYIALTTVKGHKFWTLVKDAKVEVRKVVWPTKQETVQTTIIVVAVVILMGIVLWLIDWALNSIINGLIG, via the coding sequence ATGAATGCAAAGATTGAAGTTGAAAACCAAGGCCGTCTAGATGGTCTAAAGTGGTTTGTGGTATTTGCTGTTGTAGCTACGGGCGCCTACGGTAATTACTTTTATCAAAGTGAATCTTTGCTTTATCGTGTAATAGCCCTCCTCATTATAGGCTTAGTAGCTGGCTACATTGCCTTAACTACTGTTAAAGGTCATAAGTTCTGGACTTTAGTAAAAGATGCTAAGGTTGAAGTACGAAAAGTTGTTTGGCCAACTAAGCAAGAAACCGTTCAAACTACCATAATTGTTGTAGCTGTAGTTATTTTGATGGGAATTGTTTTGTGGCTAATTGATTGGGCATTGAATTCAATTATTAATGGTTTGATTGGGTAA